The Rhinolophus ferrumequinum isolate MPI-CBG mRhiFer1 chromosome 4, mRhiFer1_v1.p, whole genome shotgun sequence genome has a window encoding:
- the DCTD gene encoding deoxycytidylate deaminase — protein sequence MSEIPCKKREDYLEWPEYFMAVAFLSAQRSKDPNSQVGACIVNAENKIVGIGYNGMPNGCSDDLLPWSRTAERKLDTKYPYVCHAELNAIMNKNSSDVKGCTMYVALFPCNECAKLIIQAGIKEVIFMSDKYHDSEETTAARLLFDMAGVTFRKFTPKCSKIVIDFDSINSRPSQKLQ from the exons ATGAGTGAAATTCCTTGCAAAAAACGGGAGGACTATTTGGAATGGCCTGAGTATTTCATGGCAGTGGCCTTCTTATCGGCACAGAGAAGCAAAGATCCAAACTCCCAG GTTGGAGCCTGCATTGTGAATGCAGAGAACAAGATTGTCGGGATTGGATACAATGGAATGCCAAATGGGTGCAGCGATGACCTCTTGCCTTGGAGTAGGACAGCGGAGAGAAAGCTGGATACTAAATACCCTTATG TGTGCCATGCCGAGCTGAATGCCATCATGAACAAAAACTCGTCTGACGTGAAAGGCTGTACTATGTATGTGGCCTTGTTCCCATGTAACGAATGTGCTAAGCTCATCATCCAGGCAG GTATCAAAGAAGTTATTTTCATGTCTGATAAGTACCATGATAGTGAGGAGACAACAGCTGCGAGGCTCCTGTTTGATATGGCTGGGGTCACGTTTAG GAAATTCACGCCGAAGTGCAGCAAGATTGTCATTGACTTTGATTCAATTAACAGCAGGCCGAGTCAGAAGCTTCAGTGA